TGTAGATTTAAAGAAACTATATGACTTAAAACCTATTCTAGAACGAGCAGGTTTATATCCAGTAAAAAATTAAAGAGATATAAACAATGAAGCCGATCTACGCTAACATACCAATTGGTTTAATAGAATACTGTCGTAAAAATCGAAAGATTAACCACCTGTCACTGTTTGTATATTTTAAATATATAGCCAGTGGTCATGTGCAGTATTCTAATGACAATATTAAAGTATGGGCAACAGATTTAAATAAATCTTCAAAGTGGATTAAATCGGCTCTTGATTGGATGATATCTAAAGGATGGATTACAGTTAACTCAAAAAGAAAATCATATAGAATAATCAGCTATAATCAACTTCATAGAAAACTAAGATTGACCACTATGTCAGGGGTAGTTTTCGAAGAAGATGACTTCTCTAATTTCAAAGTGTTTTGTAATGCAGCTTTAATCGATTATGTAATACGTGTAAAGAAATACTCAGATAAAAAGAATAAAAGGTCGGTATCATCCATGGGAGGTACCAGTATGAATCATAATATTTCTTTTCCTCGTGGGTTTTATCCTATGCCAATATCATATTTAGCTGCATACTTAAACATTAGTACAACAACTGCATTTAACATGAAAAAAAGTGCTAGAGAGCATAATTATATTTCAGTTAAATATCAAGCTGAAAAATTGGAGTTTATTAAATCTAAATCCGATTTGTTAAATTATTTAAAATCATATCCTGATAATAAACCATATATCAGAAAAAGAGGGAGGAATGAGTATGTATACATTTCTGCTGATCTTATTAAATCTGATTTATTCATCAAACGTAAACGCTTAAAAAACTAGGAAAAAATATGAATAGTAAATATGGGATTATAAAGGGAAAGGGAGGAAAGGGAAAGAAACTGAAAAAAGGAACAATAAATACATGTACTGATAATACAAACTACATTATAGAAGTAGGTAACTAAAACAGCTAGATAAATCTGCTATGCACATTTACAATGCAAAAAAGTACTAGACTAGTAAATCAGAAAAAAGTAAATAATGATGCAATTACACAGTCTAGTGAACATACTAATTTAGATAAAACATACCGTTTTGGTCTTTAATAGCTAGTGATTAGTACCATTTTTAAACAAAAAGTGACTAAAACATGCAAAAAAAAGCCAATTAGGGTAACGAAAAGGTATTCTTTTAGTTTTCAATGGAGCATTAACTTATAATAAATGCCTGTTTATATAATCATTTTAGTTATCATATTTTGTTATTAGAGAAATTGTAGAAATGTATAAGGGGAAAAATAGATCAAATGTATTTTTTGCGGTATAAAGTTTTAGAATTAATACATTCTATAGCTTATTAAAAGAAGCTATTAATTACACATAAAACAGAATAACTTTTGTTAAACCAACGTTTAATAAACGATATATGAAGAAATACGTAGGGTATTATAGAGTTTCTACACAGAAACAAGGAAATTCAGGATTGGGTTTAAAGGCTCAAAAATCAGCAGTAAAAAATTACCTAAAAGATGATGATGAGCTGATAGAAGAATTTCAAGAAATAGAAAGTGGTAAAAAGAACAATAGACCTCAACTACATAAGGCAATTGATTACTGTAAAGAGCATAACGCTATTCTGTTAATTGCTAAATTAGATAGGTTATCGAGGAATGTGGGCTTTATATACACTTTACGGGACAGCAACGTCGATTTTGTATGTGCAGATATGCCTGATGCTTCTAAAGTCACTATAGGTATCATGGCTGTACTTGCTCAAGAAGAAAGAGAAAGAATATCACAAAGAACAAAAGTAGCTTTAGGAGAATTAAAACGTAAAGGTGCTAAATTGGGTAATCCTCAAAACTTGACCGATTTGTCCCGTCAAAAAAGTATTATTACAAGGAGACAAAACGCAGTAGATAATAAAGCTAATAAAAGAGCCTCTATATTCATTCAATCTTTACGTAAAGAAGGGAAAACATTTCAGGCTATTGCCAATACCCTAAATGAGAATAGTTTTCTTACTCGTAGAGGTAAACAATTCACTGCAATGGCTGTAAAAAGATTGTTTGACAGATATCAAAGCCAAAATTTAGAATATCACACCTAATTAATTAGATTTGCACTAAACAGAAAAATTATACGGAAGAAAAAAACTAAAAACATAGTAAAAATATAAGATAGCGTTAGCTATTTAATCTTGTAACTGAAAATTCGCCAAATTTTAAAACACCACAAGACTAAATGGACTACCGCTCACGCTATGGCGTGGGCTTGGTTTATTTGTGGTGTGGGTGTTTGGCGATACCTCAGTTACGGTAAGCTACAGTACCCACGCTATTTTATTTCATATCAAAATACACAAGCTTTTTTGGGACTGAAAAGCAAAAGAAAATAAGTCACATGAAAAAAGGTTTAAAGTATTTTATTAGCATTGCTCTAATTTTAAGTTGTCTTGGTATGTTTATGCAAGGACAAGTATTACAAGGTTTGATATCAGGGTTACTAGGAGCAATGATTTTACCTCCACTAGTTGAAATTATTAAAGACAAAGTTCCGCTTTGGAACAAGAATGGTGTTCGTTACATTACTTACTTTATGATGTTAATGCTTATCGGTATTTCTACAGGTATACACGAGCAGAGAAAGAGTAAAACACCTAAATCTATAATAACACAGTACATCAAATCAAATCCTCAAGATAAACACATGAAAAATGTGATTGACTTGGTTGAGGTAAGTAACCTGTTTGGAGGTAATAACCAGTCTTTAGTTTATCCACAACAGGATGGAGAGTTTAAAGATCAAA
This genomic interval from Flavobacteriales bacterium contains the following:
- a CDS encoding recombinase family protein; this translates as MKKYVGYYRVSTQKQGNSGLGLKAQKSAVKNYLKDDDELIEEFQEIESGKKNNRPQLHKAIDYCKEHNAILLIAKLDRLSRNVGFIYTLRDSNVDFVCADMPDASKVTIGIMAVLAQEERERISQRTKVALGELKRKGAKLGNPQNLTDLSRQKSIITRRQNAVDNKANKRASIFIQSLRKEGKTFQAIANTLNENSFLTRRGKQFTAMAVKRLFDRYQSQNLEYHT